A single window of Ictalurus furcatus strain D&B chromosome 3, Billie_1.0, whole genome shotgun sequence DNA harbors:
- the pkd2l1 gene encoding polycystic kidney disease 2-like 1 protein: MKNTDLHRAPQNNVSTGNTSVTSMQHLNGRAESHMSSKVECELESVGKQGWVNQAYCDTPPLERHSVSTVYNISPHFGAPNPYQAEATMLHQQPEKKKSGCCSAFFKGLWGTTMTEDTTKNKELFLKTTLRELFVYILFLVDMCLLTYGMTSSTSYYYTKVMNDLFVNSFESIGSMDDFWTYAEGPLIDGLYWTTWYNDQPLDTGLHSFIYYENMLLGVPRMRQIKVKNNSCKVPTDFRAEITDCFDVYNNKKEDNTDFGLVNGSAWTYHTETEMKGSDHWGLLATYSGAGYYQDLALTENESTAILAELKENLWLDHGTRAIFIDFSTYNANINLFCVIRLVVEFPATGGAIPSYQIRTVKLIRYVTSWDYFILGCEIVFCVFVLYYIVEEILEVRIHKCSYFTNIWNILDVVVLLLAVVAIIFNVFRTIKVNKLLGSLLKDPSIYADFEFLAFWQTQYNNMNAVNLFFAWIKIFKYISFNKTMSQLSSTLARCATDILGFSVMFFIVFFAYAQLGYLLFGTQVETFSTFQKCIFTQFRIILGDFDYDSIDNANRILGPIYFFTYVFFVFFVLLNMFLAIINDTYSEVKEELASQHDDLHITDLFKQTVMKLKFKKDRISDVQKALDGSNDLDFRDFRETLKEMGHDDRDISEAFSRYDQDGNQILDREEQEKMKRELEEKRNALNAELRNLTNRNKAEDNEKKNSSSAIHEQLQMLVKQVAELDGALAITISKTDMIMEKLGLQDIEKANKKHNKGKAPGNEK; the protein is encoded by the exons ATGAAAAACACTGACTTACACAGAGCACCTCAAAACAACGTATCAACCGGCAACACCTCAGTAACCAGCATGCAGCACTTAAATGGCAGGGCAGAAAGCCACATGAGCAGTAAGGTAGAGTGTGAACTAGAGAGTGTAGGGAAACAAGGGTGGGTGAACCAGGCATACTGTGACACCCCCCCACTGGAAAGACACTCCGTCAGCACTGTCTACAACATTTCACCCCATTTTGGTGCACCAAACCCCTACCAGGCCGAGGCCACGATGCTACATCAACAGCCAGAGAAGAAGAAATCTGGATGCTGCTCTGCTTTCTTTAAAG GACTATGGGGAACAACAATGACAGAGgacacaacaaaaaataaagagcTCTTTCTCAAAACAACTCTCAGAGAGTTATTTGTCTACATTCTTTTCCTAGTGGACATGTGTTTAT TGACCTATGGCATGACCAGCTCAACCAGCTACTACTACACTAAAGTTATGAATGACTTGTTTGTGAATTCATTTGAGTCCATTGGCAGCATGGATGATTTTTGGACA TATGCTGAAGGTCCACTGATAGATGGCCTTTACTGGACTACATGGTACAATGACCAGCCTCTTGACACTGGGTTACACTCCTTCATTTACTACGAGAACATGCTCCTGGGAGTCCCTCGTATGCGACAGATAAAAGTCAAAAACAATTCGTGCAAGGTGCCCACAGACTTTCGTGCTGAAATCACCGACTGCTTTGATGTGTACAATAACAAGAAAGAAGATAACACTGACTTTGGACTTGTCAATGGATCAGC ctggaCATACCACACAGAAACTGAGATGAAAGGGTCAGATCACTGGGGTTTGCTGGCCACATACAGTGGAGCAGGGTATTATCAGGACCTTGCCTTGACCGAAAATGAAAGCACTGCCATCCTGGCAGAACTCAAAGAAAACCTGTGGCTGGACCATGGAACCAGGGCCATTTTCATTGATTTTTCCACATACAATGCCAACATCAATTTGTTCTGTGTTATAAG GTTGGTGGTTGAGTTCCCCGCCACCGGTGGAGCAATACCTTCATACCAGATCCGGACAGTTAAGCTGATTCGGTACGTTACCTCATGGGATTACTTCATCCTCGGCTGTGAGATtgtcttttgtgtgtttgtcctTTACTACATTGTGGAGGAGATACTGGAGGTCCGCATACACAAGTGCTCATACTTCACCAACATCTGGAACATTCTGGATGTGGTAGTATTACTG CTTGCTGTTGTTGCAATCATCTTCAATGTATTCCGGACTATCAAAGTAAACAAACTACTTGGAAGCTTACTAAAAGACCCTAGCATCTATGCAGATTTTGAATTTCTGGCATTTTGGCAAACTCAGTACAACAATATGAACGCTGTTAACTTGTTCTTTGCTTGGATCAAG ATATTCAAATACATCAGTTTCAATAAGACAATGTCCCAGCTGTCCTCCACACTGGCACGCTGTGCCACAGACATCCTGGGGTTTTCTGTCATgttcttcattgtgttttttgccTATGCCCAGCTGGGCTATCTTCTTTTTGGTACTCAAGTTGAGACATTCAGCACATTTCAAAAATGCAT TTTCACCCAGTTTCGGATCATCCTTGGAGACTTTGACTACGATAGCATTGACAACGCAAACAGAATCCTGGGTCCGATATATTTTTTCACTTATGTGTTCTTTGTCTTCTTTGTGTTACTG AACATGTTTCTGGCCATCATCAACGATACATACTCTGAGGTCAAGGAGGAGCTCGCCTCCCAACATGATGACCTCCATATTACAGACCTTTTCAAACAG ACCGTGATGAAGCTGAAATTCAAAAAGGACAGGATCTCAGATGTCCAGAAGGCCTTAGATGGGTCAAATGACTTAGACTTTAGGGACTTCCGAGAAACGCTAAAAGA AATGGGTCATGATGATCGTGATATCTCAGAAGCTTTCTCCAGATATGACCAGGATGGCAATCAGATTCTAGACCGTGAGGAGCAGGAGAAAATGAAACGAGAGCTGGAGGAAAAAAGG AATGCACTCAATGCGGAGCTTCGTAATCTTACGAATAGAAATAAAGCAGAAGACAACGAGAAGAAAAACTCAAGCTCAGCGATTCACGAACAGCTTCAGAT GTTGGTTAAACAAGTGGCTGAATTGGACGGTGCTCTAGCCATCACAATATCCAAGACTGACATGATCATGGAAAAACTGGGATTGCAGGACattgaaaaagcaaacaaaaaacacaacaagggaaaagcaccTGGCAACGAGAAATGA
- the si:dkey-51a16.9 gene encoding RING finger protein 122 isoform X1, with the protein MNVLQWDNRCLCDQSLHILDCKMTSEVTYPLPLNVYIIILGIGLFIFMLSLIFCCYLFSLRRQVTREQFGYNEVVLKGSEKKLSLLGQTCAVCLEEFRSREELGVCPCSHAFHKKCLVKWLEIRSVCPMCNKPICRLHPNPQQGADSLQNPMQV; encoded by the exons GATGTTTGTGTGACCAAAGCCTACACATTTTAGACTGCAAAATGACCTCAGAAGTCACGTACCCCCTCCCCCTGAACGTCTATATCATCATTCTTGGCATTGGCCTCTTCATCTTTATGTTGAGCCTCATCTTCTGTTGCTATCTGTTCAG CCTGAGACGACAGGTCACACGGGAGCAGTTTGGATACAATGAg GTTGTCCTGAAAGGATCAGAGAAGAAGCTAAGCCTTCTTGGT CAGACCTGTGCTGTTTGTCTGGAGGAGTTCAGGAGCAGGGAGGAGCTCGGTGTTTGTCCCTGCTCACATGCTTTTCACAAGAA GTGTTTGGTAAAGTGGCTGGAAATCCGAAGTGTCTGCCCCATGTGTAATAAACCAATCTGCAGGCTCCATCCTAACCCTCAGCAGGGGGCTGATAGCCTACAGAACCCCATGCAGGTGTGA
- the atoh7 gene encoding transcription factor atoh7 has protein sequence MKPCTPACVDLDSECDPRDLEKFRSVVRKRVAANARERKRMQGLNTAFDQLRKVVPQWGQDKKLSKYETLQMALSYIMALNRILSDSSRNSTPHRQWLDLQDDSLQSESYPCIGRYGSPTENECMYTSFPYHCEDFQVLT, from the coding sequence ATGAAGCCTTGCACACCAGCCTGTGTGGATTTGGATTCTGAGTGTGATCCCAGAGACCTTGAGAAGTTTCGGAGTGTGGTACGGAAGAGAGTGGCAGCCAACGCCcgagagaggaagaggatgcAGGGCTTGAATACAGCTTTCGACCAGCTGCGCAAAGTGGTTCCTCAGTGGGGTCAGGACAAGAAACTTTCAAAGTATGAAACGTTGCAGATGGCTCTGAGCTACATTATGGCCCTCAACCGCATCCTGAGTGATTCTAGTAGAAACAGCACCCCTCACAGGCAATGGCTGGATCTGCAGGATGACAGCCTACAATCAGAGAGCTACCCCTGCATCGGGAGGTACGGCTCACCCACTGAAAACGAGTGCATGTACACCTCCTTCCCTTACCACTGCGAGGATTTCCAAGTCCTGACTTAG
- the si:dkey-51a16.9 gene encoding RING finger protein 122 isoform X2 — MNVLQWDNRCLCDQSLHILDCKMTSEVTYPLPLNVYIIILGIGLFIFMLSLIFCCYLFSLRRQVTREQFGYNEVVLKGSEKKLSLLGTCAVCLEEFRSREELGVCPCSHAFHKKCLVKWLEIRSVCPMCNKPICRLHPNPQQGADSLQNPMQV; from the exons GATGTTTGTGTGACCAAAGCCTACACATTTTAGACTGCAAAATGACCTCAGAAGTCACGTACCCCCTCCCCCTGAACGTCTATATCATCATTCTTGGCATTGGCCTCTTCATCTTTATGTTGAGCCTCATCTTCTGTTGCTATCTGTTCAG CCTGAGACGACAGGTCACACGGGAGCAGTTTGGATACAATGAg GTTGTCCTGAAAGGATCAGAGAAGAAGCTAAGCCTTCTTGGT ACCTGTGCTGTTTGTCTGGAGGAGTTCAGGAGCAGGGAGGAGCTCGGTGTTTGTCCCTGCTCACATGCTTTTCACAAGAA GTGTTTGGTAAAGTGGCTGGAAATCCGAAGTGTCTGCCCCATGTGTAATAAACCAATCTGCAGGCTCCATCCTAACCCTCAGCAGGGGGCTGATAGCCTACAGAACCCCATGCAGGTGTGA